CGCCGCACCCCCTCTCTTGCATTTTTTTTTAATGAGCGCGAACGATGGATGATGCTACCCCGGCCATGGCGGCCACTCGCTCGATTGCCCGGACCGCTGTATCTGCGCCCATAGTCTCCAGTTGCCTGCTTGCTTGACCCCTCAATCTAAATACGGCCGCTTCCAAGCTCTTCACTCGTTGTCTTAGGTAATGGTATGGGGTTGGCTAGGGACATCACCAAGAACGCATTGGCCATGGCGCTAGTGCAGGCTACCACTCTTATCTCGACCTTTATCCTCTCGATCTTTCTGGCAAGGTATCTGGGAACCGAGAGGTATGGTATCTACACCCTTGCCTTCTCCCTATCCACCCTCATCTTCTTCATAGCAGACTTCAACCTGGGGTTCCAGCTGGTGGTGGAGGTCGCTCCCAACAAGGAGATCGCGCCACGGTACCTCACCAGTACCCTCCTCTTGCGCGTGATGCTGGGGGCGGTGGCCCTGTTCGTCACCCTGGCGGTCACTCTGTTCGAGGGCCTCCCGCCAGACGTGATCTACGCCATTATGGCCATCGCCGTGGCCACCTACTTCAACTGGTTATACAAGACCTTCACCTCGATGTACATGGCCTATGAGCAGATGCACTACGTGCTGTGGACCTCCATCGCCGAGAGGATGTTCACCATCCCCCTGGCCATCCTACTGCTGGTCCTCGGCTTCGGTCTGCCGGCGGTCGTCTTGGTCACCGTGGCCGGGGCGGTCCTGCAGTTCGTCCTCGGCCTCATCGTCTGCTCGCGTTTCGTGGTCCGGCCGTCCAGGAGGCTGAGCATCGACGACTCGAAGGCCCAGCTCAGGAAGGCGGTCCCCTATGCTACCCTAGACCTGGCGATCAACTCCCTTTTCTCGGTCAACGCCGTCCTCCTACAGTCGATCATTTTGTGGCTGGGGGGCGGAACGGCCCTGGCCCTCAGCTCCACGGCGATGTTCAACCTGCCGTTCAATATGGTCACTGCCCTGGTGGCGCTGCCCACCACGCTCATCGTATCCCTGGTCCCGGTGGTCTCCCGTACCCTGAGGTCATCGAAGGATCTGACCCAGATGACCCAACAGAAGGTCATGAAGTATATGTTCATCCTCGGTCTGCCCATCGGGGTCGGCGGGATCATCCTGGCGAACAAGATAATCCTATTCTTCTACGGTCCGGAGTATGCCCCGGCGGGCGTGGTCTTCGCTGTTCTTATGCCGGCGGTGGCCTTGAGCTTCTTCGACGTGGGAATGGGGAGCGTCCTGGCCTCAGCCAAGCGCATCCGCCTGCTGACCGTGGCCAACTGCGCCGCGGCGGTGGTGAACATCGCCCTCTGCTTTCTCCTCGTTCCGTTCTACCATGAGGTGGGGGCCGCCATCGCTTTCACCGTCTCCTACTTCGTAATGGTCGCCATCACCTTCGTGTTCCTGTGCCGGCACGTGTTCAGGATCGATCTCGTAGAGATTGTCTCCCGGCCGGTGGGGGCCGCCATCGGCATGGCTGCCGTTCTCCTCCTCCTTCCGGACCTCGGCCTGTTTGTCTCCATCGGCTTGGGGGCGGCGCTCTATTTCATCGCCCTGTTCCTATTCAAAGGGCTCAACAAACAGGACCGGGACATCCTCAGGGCGGTGCTCAACAAGTAAGGGGGGATGCCGGGCGATGGGCACCCATACCACTTTTTCGCTCAATATGGAGCATAATAGTGCATTCTAGCGGCTACCTTCATTTGAATTCTTATCCCTTGATGTACAGAATGCCGTCTCATGTGTCACAAGTAGGTAATAATTATCCTCGAAAGAAAAAATATTATATTCTTCTTTCTCGGATGGGCGGCACCATGGGCAACTACATGCTCGAGTGCACGGGCTGTCGTTCGAGGCTCGACGAGCGCGCGAACGCGTGTCCGGACCATGACGCGCTCCTTCGCCCGGTATACGAGCAGAGGAGCCTGACGATCTCGCCTTACAAGGGCATCTGGCAGTACTGCGAATGGCTGCCTGTGCACGGCATCATCAAGGGCTTCACCGGCGGCCCGGTCACCTACCGGAGCGAGGGCCTGGCCCGGGAGCTGGGACTCGACCGGTTGTACATTTCCTTCAATGGTTATTGGCCGGAGCGAGGGGCGTCGCTGCCGACCTGCAGCTTCAAGGATCTAGAGGCCCCACCCACGGTACAAAGGTTGATGGACCAGGGACGCGGCGACGTGCTGGTGGTGGCCTCCGCCGGCAACACCGCCCGGGCTTTCGCCAACCTGTCCTCGATCACCCGCCACCCGCTGGTGCTGCTGGTACCCTCCTCTGCCCTCGGCCGGCTGTGGCTACCGTCTGGGGCGAACACCGCCGGCTCGATCTTCGTCCTGGCGGTCGGGGGCGACTACAGCGACGCCATCGTCCTCGGCGACGCCATCGCCCGCCGCCCGGGGTTCGTACCGGAGGGCGGGGCCAGGAACGTGGCCAGACGGGACGGCATGGGCGTGGTTATGCTGGACGCGGTGCGGACGATCGGAGAGCTGCCATCCCACTACTTCCAGGCGATCGGGAGCGGGACCGGGGGCATCGCCGCCTGGGAGGCGTCCATTCGCCTCATCGCCGACGGCCGGTTCGGGACCACCATGCCGATCCTGCACCTGGGGCAGAACCTGCCCTGCGCACCCATCTACGACAAGGTGCACGGCGGGAGCTTCGATCCATCGTGCCCCCATGGAATGGTGGACGAGGTGCTGTTCAACCGCCGCCCGCCGTTCTCCGTCGCCGGTGGGGTCGCTGACGCCCTGCGCGCCACGGGCGGGGAGGTGCTGGGCATGACCAATCAGCAGTCGGACGAGGCCAAGGCACTGTTCCTCGAGTCCGAGGGCATCGACATCATGCCCGCTGCCTCGGTGGCCGTGGCCGCCCTCGTCCAGCGGGTCAAGGAAGGAGCGGTGGGAAGGAACGAGACGGTGCTGCTGAACATCACCGGGGGCGGGGCGGAGAGATTTCGCCGGGAAGAGGGTACCAAGGACCTCATCCCTGACCTGACGGTGAAGGGGCAGGACCAGGACATTGAAGCGATCACGAGCAACATCTTTGAGAACTTAAGGGAGGTCATGTGACATGGGACCGAAGCTTAGCCTGACGATCAACGGCGGGGTGGGGAAGAACGGCATCGAGGAACGCATCAGGAGGATCGACATCGACGGCGGTGACATCGTCGGCATCGTGGGACCGACCGGTTCCGGCAAGTCCACCCTCATCAGCGACATCGAGCAGCTGGCTCAGGCCGACACCCCCTCTCGTCGCACGATCCTCATCAACGGGGCGGTGCCCGACAGCATCATCCGCACCGACCCGAGGAAGAAGCTGGTGGCCCAGCTCTCCCAGAACATGCACTTCCTCTCGGACATGAACGTCGGGGAGTTCCTCAAGATGCACGCCAAAAGCAGGGGTAGGAGGACTGAGGTGGTCGAGGATGCCATCGATCTGGCCAACACCATGTGCGGCGAGCCCCTGGCCGCCGACCACCACCTCACCGCGCTCAGCGGCGGGCAGTCCAGGGCCCTCATGACCGCGGACATCGCGCTCATCAGCGACTCCCCCATCGTGTTGATCGACGAGATCGAGAACGCCGGCATCCGCAAGCAGGAGGCACTGCGCCTGCTGTCCGGGGAGGGCAAGATCGTCATCGTGGTGACCCACGACCCCGTGCTCGCGCTTTCCACCTCCCGGAGGATCGTCATGCGCAGCGGGGGCATGTCCAGCATCATCGAGCGGTCGGAGGGCGAGCGATCGGTTTGCTCTCGCTTGGCAGAGATGGACGACATGCTCATCTCGCTCCGCGAGGTCATCCGCAACGGGGAGATGGTGGAGGGCCACCTGTGAGATACGTCGTCTTCGCGGGAACCCCGGGGTCAGGGAAGACTTCGGTGCTCATCAACCTCATCCAGACGATTAAGGAGCGGGGAGCGAGCCCGGCGGTGGTCAAGGTCGACTGCCTATGGACGGAAGACGACAAGCGCATCGCCCGTCTGGGGGTGCCGGTGAAGACCGCCCTCTCCAAGGACATGTGCCCGGACCACTTCGCCATCTACAACATAGAGGAAATGTTCTCCTGGGCCAAGGGGACCGGCGCGGACACCCTGCTCAATGAGACCGCCGGCCTTTGTCTCCGCTGCGCCCCGTACACTGACCGGTGCCTGGCGGTGTGCGTGATCGACGTGACCTCGGGGCCCAACAACCCTCTGAAGGTCGGCCCCTTGCTGACCGCCGCGGACGTGGTGATGATGACCAAGGGAGACATAGTCTCCCAGGCGGAGAGGGAGGTGTTCCGGGAGCGGGTGCTGGAGGCGAATCCCGGCTGCCGGGCCATCGACGCCAACGGCCTCACCGGCAAGGGCTCGGCAGAGCTCGCGGACATCCTGATGTCCGCGCGCCCCGTCGACCAGGAGATGACGCTGCGCAACAACCCCCCTTTCTCCATCTGCACGCTATGCGCCGGGGAGTCCCGGGTCGGCAAGCAGCATCATCACGGCCTGCTGCGCCGCATCGACGGCTTCACCGAGTACAGGGGGGAGTGAGCTGGCCCGCCTTGAGGCGCTGCTGCCGGGCTTCAACTGCGGCCGGTGCGGTCACCGGACGTGCACGGAGCTAGGCGACGCCCTCATGGACGGCGAGAGCGTGGACCAGTGTCCGTTCATGTCCCAGGAGCGGTTCCTGGGGCCGAGGGCCGAGCTGGAGAGGACGCTCGCGTCCGAGGGCCGGGGAAAGAAAATAATAGGCATCATCGATGGCCTGGAGGCCCAGTTCTCCCTCCTCCCTCTGGACGGGGAGCCTTCCTGCCGGGAGGACCTTTACCCCTTCGACCGCGCCGCCCGGGTGGAGAAGGGCGATCTCATCCAGTACCGCCCCCTGGGCTGTCCCATCGTCCACTTCGCCCGTGTCCTCAATGAATCGCACGGCATACTGAGCGTACACATCGTCGGCCCTCGCAGGATCGTACTGGATGCTGCAGAGGAGCCCAAGGATATCGGGATGTGCATGGTGGCCGCCTTCGAGGGAGTCATCGGCCAAGGAAAGATGCCCCGGGTCGGGCAGACGGTGAGGTTCCTGCCCCAACATTGTATGAT
This DNA window, taken from Methanomassiliicoccus sp., encodes the following:
- a CDS encoding flippase, yielding MGLARDITKNALAMALVQATTLISTFILSIFLARYLGTERYGIYTLAFSLSTLIFFIADFNLGFQLVVEVAPNKEIAPRYLTSTLLLRVMLGAVALFVTLAVTLFEGLPPDVIYAIMAIAVATYFNWLYKTFTSMYMAYEQMHYVLWTSIAERMFTIPLAILLLVLGFGLPAVVLVTVAGAVLQFVLGLIVCSRFVVRPSRRLSIDDSKAQLRKAVPYATLDLAINSLFSVNAVLLQSIILWLGGGTALALSSTAMFNLPFNMVTALVALPTTLIVSLVPVVSRTLRSSKDLTQMTQQKVMKYMFILGLPIGVGGIILANKIILFFYGPEYAPAGVVFAVLMPAVALSFFDVGMGSVLASAKRIRLLTVANCAAAVVNIALCFLLVPFYHEVGAAIAFTVSYFVMVAITFVFLCRHVFRIDLVEIVSRPVGAAIGMAAVLLLLPDLGLFVSIGLGAALYFIALFLFKGLNKQDRDILRAVLNK
- a CDS encoding cysteate synthase; translation: MGGTMGNYMLECTGCRSRLDERANACPDHDALLRPVYEQRSLTISPYKGIWQYCEWLPVHGIIKGFTGGPVTYRSEGLARELGLDRLYISFNGYWPERGASLPTCSFKDLEAPPTVQRLMDQGRGDVLVVASAGNTARAFANLSSITRHPLVLLVPSSALGRLWLPSGANTAGSIFVLAVGGDYSDAIVLGDAIARRPGFVPEGGARNVARRDGMGVVMLDAVRTIGELPSHYFQAIGSGTGGIAAWEASIRLIADGRFGTTMPILHLGQNLPCAPIYDKVHGGSFDPSCPHGMVDEVLFNRRPPFSVAGGVADALRATGGEVLGMTNQQSDEAKALFLESEGIDIMPAASVAVAALVQRVKEGAVGRNETVLLNITGGGAERFRREEGTKDLIPDLTVKGQDQDIEAITSNIFENLREVM
- a CDS encoding ATP-binding cassette domain-containing protein, producing MGPKLSLTINGGVGKNGIEERIRRIDIDGGDIVGIVGPTGSGKSTLISDIEQLAQADTPSRRTILINGAVPDSIIRTDPRKKLVAQLSQNMHFLSDMNVGEFLKMHAKSRGRRTEVVEDAIDLANTMCGEPLAADHHLTALSGGQSRALMTADIALISDSPIVLIDEIENAGIRKQEALRLLSGEGKIVIVVTHDPVLALSTSRRIVMRSGGMSSIIERSEGERSVCSRLAEMDDMLISLREVIRNGEMVEGHL
- a CDS encoding GTP-binding protein — encoded protein: MRYVVFAGTPGSGKTSVLINLIQTIKERGASPAVVKVDCLWTEDDKRIARLGVPVKTALSKDMCPDHFAIYNIEEMFSWAKGTGADTLLNETAGLCLRCAPYTDRCLAVCVIDVTSGPNNPLKVGPLLTAADVVMMTKGDIVSQAEREVFRERVLEANPGCRAIDANGLTGKGSAELADILMSARPVDQEMTLRNNPPFSICTLCAGESRVGKQHHHGLLRRIDGFTEYRGE
- a CDS encoding (Fe-S)-binding protein; amino-acid sequence: MPGFNCGRCGHRTCTELGDALMDGESVDQCPFMSQERFLGPRAELERTLASEGRGKKIIGIIDGLEAQFSLLPLDGEPSCREDLYPFDRAARVEKGDLIQYRPLGCPIVHFARVLNESHGILSVHIVGPRRIVLDAAEEPKDIGMCMVAAFEGVIGQGKMPRVGQTVRFLPQHCMMGKVHSGVVVGIEGSKLRIEGIDLKVW